A stretch of DNA from Syntrophales bacterium:
ACAAATTCTGCTATGGCACCTGCAACTGCTGCCATAGGACCCACTGAGGCTTCAATTCCCGCTCTTAGCATAGTTCTCACAATTTCAGGCGCGATAGGGTCGTATGGCAAAGGAGACAGAGAGGTCAGAAACAACGGCTTTTCCTTTATATACTCTTCTATCTGTCTCCTGTAGAAAAAAATGGCCTCTTGAGCTTCGCTTTTCAGATAGCTCTCAGCCGCTATCCAAAGATCGGTCTCTTTCACACACGCTTCGAATGTTACAAGGTGGCTGGGTGATAAGTGCCTACGGTATATCCGTTCACGATAATCAGTGGATGTGCGTTTCATCAAATCTCACAACAAGGTTTGAAATCTCTCCTTCAGATAAACAGTTCTTCACATGAGAAACGTCAAAATACAAACTATTACCCAGAAAAATGACAATCTCCGTTTCGCCATTCAGAAGATGGAGATATCCGAGATAAACCCCCCCTTCTTTTTCGGAAAGATCCTTAATTTTTTTCAGTATAGCAGTGTTTACATCTGGAGCGTTAATGTAAAAGTGTACAGCTCCAACGCCTATATTCCTTAAAGCTGAAATTAATGGCATTGCTTCATCCACCACCACATGGGTTGCTTCTTCCGATACATCAAGGGTTCCTCTAACAAATAAAGGTTCATCGAGATTGAAAAGATGTCGGGATTTTCTATATACCTCCGGAAAAAATATAAGCTCAACTGTCCCCTGGAGATCCTCAAAGCTCACATAAGCCATAACCTCCATTTTCCTTGTTGTTATCTCCCTTACATTCGCAATAATACCCACCAGACAAACTTCCTGTTTATCCTCCATAGTTTGAAGCTGAGAGGTATCGGCGTTCTTAATCAAAGGCAACCATTCTTTAAAACGAAGCAACGGATGGCCAGTAATGTAAAAACCCAAAGTTTCCTTCTCGAAAGATAAAAGCTCTCTGTAGTCCCATTCAGGAAGATTTTCAATTTCATACAATGGATTAACCGAAGCACTTTCAGGCTGCTCATTTAGATCGTCAAAGAAGCTCACCTGTAGACCTTCCCGCGGCTTGTTATGGTTCATGTGCATGATTCTCTCATACGACGCCAGCAGTGAGCGACGAGTATACCCGAGAGAATCAAATGCCCCGCATTTAATCAAACTTTCCATTACTCTTTTATTTACCCGACGAAAATCCACGCGGGAACAAAAATCAAGGAAAGATTCGAACTTTCCGTCACGCTCCCTTGCAGATATAATAGCCTCCACAGCGCTACTACCCACGTTTTTTACCGCTGCCAATCCAAAACGGATACTGTCACCAGAAATGGTAAAATCGATGTCCGACTCGTTTATATCAGGAGGAAGTACATTTATTCCCATTTCTTTACACTCGTTTATGTGCTTTATCATTTTATTCCTATTGTCCTTCTCACTTGACAAAAGAGCTGCCATAAATTCAACTGGATAGTGAGCTTTTAAATAGGCGGTTTGATAAGATATCATGGCATAAGCTGTGCTATGCGATTTGTTAAATCCATACTCAGCAAACGTTTCCATTTGTTCCCATATTTTTAAAGCCTTGCTCTCAGGTATCCGGTTCCTCTTCGCTCCAGCCAGGAAACGAGGCTTCTCTTTTTCCATCTCCTCCGGCTTTTTCTTGCTCATTACCTTTCGCAAAGTGTCAGCTTCAGCCATAGTATAGTTACCTATGGTAACAGCTATCTGCATAACCTGCTCTTGATAAACAATTACGCCATACGTCTCCTTTAAAATGTCCTCAAGTTGGGGAACCTCATAGGTTATGGGCATCTTCCCAGATTTTCTAGCAATGAAATCCGGTACCATTTTCATCGGTCCCGGTCTGTAGAGGGCAATGAGAGCTATAAGATCCTCTATGCAATCCGGTTTCATATTCACAAGAATCTCTTTCATTCCTGCACTTTCCAGTTGAAATATGCCATCCGTACTCCCATTCTGGAGAAGTTCGAAAGTTTTTTTATCATTCAGAGGGATCTTATCGAGATTAAGAACTATCCCCTTATTATTCTTTATGAATTCCAGTGCTTTGTTAATAACTGTCAATGTTTTCAAACCAAGAAAGTCAAATTTCGTAAGTCCTACTGCCTGCAGATCGTTCATTGCGTACTGCGTTATAATTTCATTCTTAGAACTTCTAAAAAGGGGAACTTTTTCCACGAGTGGTACATCCGATATTACCACCCCAGCTGCATGTTTAGATGCATGTCTGTGCAATCCTTCGAGAGCCTTGGAATACTTTATGAGTTTTGCTATTTTTTCACTCTTAACCATTTCTTCACGTAGACGAGGTTCCGCCTCAATGGCTTCGTCAAGGGTTATATCAATCCTGTTGGGGATCAGTTTCGCTATCCCATCGACTTCACTATAGGGGATGTTCATCGCCCTGCCCACATCTCTAATCACAGCTCTCGCCTGCATCTTTCCAAATGTTATTATCTGCGCAACATGATCACTGCCGTATTTTTGCGTAACATAATTAATGACCTCATCCCTGCCCTCCTGACAGAAATCGGTGTCAATATCAGGCATGCTGATGCGATCAGGATTTAGAAATCTTTCAAAAAACAACCCGTACCTGATGGGATCAATATTGGTTATACCTAAAGCATACGCTACCAGACTTCCCGCCGCTGAACCCCTCCCCGGGCCTACAGGGATTCCTCTTTTCTTCGCGTAATTTACAAAGTCAGCCACTATTAGAAAATACCCTGAAAACCCCATATCTTTTATCATCTCAAGTTCTTCATGTAAGCGTCTTTCGTATTTTTTGCGCAAGTCAGGCTTCTCTTTAAACTCGGATTTCTCATTAAACAATCTTTCCAGTCCTTCACGGGCAAGTTTCACTAATTGCTCATCTAATGTTAACCCCTCTTCTGATTTAAACTTTGGTAACTGGTACCTACCAAACTCTAAACTGAGATTACATCTCTCTGCAATGTAGACAGTGTTTTCCAGAGCCTCTGGACAGTACGAGAAAAGACGCTTCATTTCGTCGGGAGAACGAAAATAGAATTGATCGGTTTTGAACCTCAAACGATCTTCGTCCTCCACTGTCTTCCCCGTTTGAATGCATAAAAGGATATCATGTGCGACAGCATCCTCTATGTTCAAATAATGACAATCATTAGTCGCCACAAGGGGTATCCCCGTTCTACGACTGATTTCAATCAACCCCTCATTAACCTTCCTCTGTTCTGGGATACCATTCTCCATCACTTCAAGGAAAAAGCAATCATCTCCGAAAATTTCTCTGTAATATTCGGCACATGTAACAGCTTTTTCATGTTCACCTTTAAGGATTAAATCAGGTATTTCTCCGTGCAAGCACGCGCTTAAAGCGATGAGACCTTCACTGTGTTTCTTTAGAAGCTCTTTGTCCACACGGGGTTTATAGTAGAAACCTTCTAAATATGAGGCTGTTGTAAGGCGGATGAGATTTTTATATCCCTGTTGATTTTTAACCAGAACCACGAGGTGTCTCGATGTTTCGTTCCCCTGGGGTACGTTCCTGTCAAACCTGCTTCCCGGGGCTACATAGAGCTCGCACCCAATGATAGGCTTCACACCAGCTTTGTAAGCCTGCTGATAAAAATCAATGGCACCAAAAATATTGCCATGATCTGTGATTGCACAAGCAGGCATTTGATATTCTCTGGCCCTTTGGAAGAGATCTTTAATTCTGATCATCCCGTCCAGAAGACTGTACTGTGTATGAACATGAAGATGTACGAAGTCTGCGTGTTTCATATTGATCAATCCAGCCAATAATTGGGGGCTTCCTTGGTTATAATAACATCGTGAACGTGGCTTTCTCTCAAACCTGCCGATGTTATACGTATGAAACGCGCTTTTTTGTGCATCTCCTCGATTGTACGACATCCTATGTAGCCCATGCCAGCCTTCAATCCACCTACCAGCTGGTGAATGCTAGCCGACAGAGACCCTCGAAAGGGAACTCTCCCTTCAATTCCCTCAGGAACAAGTTTAACTGTACCTTCCAACTCATCTTGATAATAACGATCCCTGCTTCCAGCTTTTAACGCTTCCAGAGAGCCCATTCCCCTGTACACTTTGTAGCTCCTTCCCTGGTATAGCACCGTCTCCCCAGGACTTTCCTCTGTTCCTGCAAATAATGCTCCTATCATTACTGAATGGGCACCTGCTGCCAGAGCTTTGGTGATGTCCCCAGAAAACTTGACACCCCCATCAGCTATTACCGGTATGTTGTATTTTGAAGCGACTTTGTAGGCGTCCCTTATGGCTGTCATCTGTGGTACACCTACACCTGCGATGATTCTTGTTGTGCATATAGATCCGGGTCCAACACCCACTTTTACAGCATCAGCCCCCGCTTTGATTAAAGCCTCGGTTCCTTCTGCCGTAGCAACATTTCCGGCGATAACATCTACTTTCGGAAAATTAATCTTGGTGTCTCTTACAGCATCAAGAACCCTTTTCGAATGTCCATGGGACGTATCTATAACGATGACATCCACCCCTGCGCTGATAAGAGCTTGAATACGCTCCTCTCTATCGAGCAAACCCACAGCTGCTCCTACCCTCAGTCGACCTAATGCATCCTTACAGGCATTGGGATACTGCTTCAATTTCTCTATATCCTTGATAGTAATCAGCCCTTTCAGATTGAAATCATCATCCACAACAAGGAGTTTTTCTATTCTGTGCTTATGCAGCAACGCCTTCGACTCCTCAAGGGTTATGTTGCTACGCACGGTTACCAGATTTTCCTTCGTCATTACATTAGCCACCGGCTGATCAAGATCAGTTTCAAATCGTATATCTCTGTTTGTGAGAATACCAACTAACTTTTTACCTTTTACAACAGGTACTCCCGAAA
This window harbors:
- a CDS encoding DNA polymerase III subunit alpha, with translation MKHADFVHLHVHTQYSLLDGMIRIKDLFQRAREYQMPACAITDHGNIFGAIDFYQQAYKAGVKPIIGCELYVAPGSRFDRNVPQGNETSRHLVVLVKNQQGYKNLIRLTTASYLEGFYYKPRVDKELLKKHSEGLIALSACLHGEIPDLILKGEHEKAVTCAEYYREIFGDDCFFLEVMENGIPEQRKVNEGLIEISRRTGIPLVATNDCHYLNIEDAVAHDILLCIQTGKTVEDEDRLRFKTDQFYFRSPDEMKRLFSYCPEALENTVYIAERCNLSLEFGRYQLPKFKSEEGLTLDEQLVKLAREGLERLFNEKSEFKEKPDLRKKYERRLHEELEMIKDMGFSGYFLIVADFVNYAKKRGIPVGPGRGSAAGSLVAYALGITNIDPIRYGLFFERFLNPDRISMPDIDTDFCQEGRDEVINYVTQKYGSDHVAQIITFGKMQARAVIRDVGRAMNIPYSEVDGIAKLIPNRIDITLDEAIEAEPRLREEMVKSEKIAKLIKYSKALEGLHRHASKHAAGVVISDVPLVEKVPLFRSSKNEIITQYAMNDLQAVGLTKFDFLGLKTLTVINKALEFIKNNKGIVLNLDKIPLNDKKTFELLQNGSTDGIFQLESAGMKEILVNMKPDCIEDLIALIALYRPGPMKMVPDFIARKSGKMPITYEVPQLEDILKETYGVIVYQEQVMQIAVTIGNYTMAEADTLRKVMSKKKPEEMEKEKPRFLAGAKRNRIPESKALKIWEQMETFAEYGFNKSHSTAYAMISYQTAYLKAHYPVEFMAALLSSEKDNRNKMIKHINECKEMGINVLPPDINESDIDFTISGDSIRFGLAAVKNVGSSAVEAIISARERDGKFESFLDFCSRVDFRRVNKRVMESLIKCGAFDSLGYTRRSLLASYERIMHMNHNKPREGLQVSFFDDLNEQPESASVNPLYEIENLPEWDYRELLSFEKETLGFYITGHPLLRFKEWLPLIKNADTSQLQTMEDKQEVCLVGIIANVREITTRKMEVMAYVSFEDLQGTVELIFFPEVYRKSRHLFNLDEPLFVRGTLDVSEEATHVVVDEAMPLISALRNIGVGAVHFYINAPDVNTAILKKIKDLSEKEGGVYLGYLHLLNGETEIVIFLGNSLYFDVSHVKNCLSEGEISNLVVRFDETHIH
- the guaB gene encoding IMP dehydrogenase, with protein sequence MFEEPIREALTFDDLLLVPAESDVLPGEVDTTTKLTNNIILRIPLISAAMDTVTESKTAICMAREGGIGIIHRNMSIERQALEVDKVKKSESGMIVDPITVEPEQKVYEALRLMNEYRISGVPVVKGKKLVGILTNRDIRFETDLDQPVANVMTKENLVTVRSNITLEESKALLHKHRIEKLLVVDDDFNLKGLITIKDIEKLKQYPNACKDALGRLRVGAAVGLLDREERIQALISAGVDVIVIDTSHGHSKRVLDAVRDTKINFPKVDVIAGNVATAEGTEALIKAGADAVKVGVGPGSICTTRIIAGVGVPQMTAIRDAYKVASKYNIPVIADGGVKFSGDITKALAAGAHSVMIGALFAGTEESPGETVLYQGRSYKVYRGMGSLEALKAGSRDRYYQDELEGTVKLVPEGIEGRVPFRGSLSASIHQLVGGLKAGMGYIGCRTIEEMHKKARFIRITSAGLRESHVHDVIITKEAPNYWLD